A window of the Lolium perenne isolate Kyuss_39 chromosome 7, Kyuss_2.0, whole genome shotgun sequence genome harbors these coding sequences:
- the LOC139833185 gene encoding uncharacterized protein translates to MEDEGARGREVDLISTLPDDLLLRILYLVPCTRGLCPARGCARAAWINTTLSTRWRALLIHLTDLTYHDALPQSVLASIHRRVAHAPPPPTAAAVANLNPPVQPPALAVSHLDICVPSPYRSLLTTEQRCYFVQGVRSLLGAAATLAPSDLRFAMGGEPYPGGIKVNVPYFHRATSIELQGLDLAFAESSPKCFPSLERLSLSGYRATISNWIRRSPRLLVLRVSTVTHDGLEIVIVRSKSLQELSVDTTMPTFGNKLSLVDNVNIEAPVLKQLTMSFASGGCYNNLLVSVSAPLLEKVSWKCVYFTAAVGLGRWGLLHVGLKPVETNNGQGHLPHVHVLSLSAETQSSYMFSGAAQELRFKEEIKKHMLIGFSMLELRIMTSGHVYGAFALRILGLDGIFALIKTLKIVLVTSEGKEACPENCRCEEPKDWRTQSIYLPNLEEVEIRGEDHEFDFWKLVISGAPNLKRVVMDKPSNEVKMDSWRMKIITILGPGMQVLHVRSS, encoded by the exons ATGGAAGACGAAGGAGCCCGGGGCAGAGAGGTCGACCTTATAAGCACCCTGCCGGATGATCTGCTTCTGCGGATCCTCTACCTCGTGCCCTGCACTCGCGGCCTCTGCCCCGCCCGCGGCTGCGCTCGCGCCGCATGGATCAACACCACCCTCTCCACGCGCTGGCGCGCCCTCTTGATCCACCTCACAGATCTCACCTACCACGATGCCCTCCCACAAAGCGTGCTCGCCTCGATCCATCGCCGAGTCGCccacgccccgccgccgccgaccgccgccgccgtggcaaACCTCAATCCACCGGTTCAGCCACCGGCCCTTGCCGTGTCTCACCTCGATATCTGTGTCCCTTCCCCATACCGTTCCCTCTTGACAACCGAGCAGCGCTGTTATTTCGTACAGGGCGTTCGCTCCCTGCTCGGCGCCGCCGCGACGCTCGCTCCGTCCGATCTCCGCTTTGCCATGGGAGGAGAGCCCTACCCTGGCGGCATCAAGGTGAACGTGCCCTACTTCCACCGCGCCACAtccatcgagctgcaagggctggACCTTGCGTTCGCAGAGTCGTCACCCAAATGCTTCCCCTCGCTTGAGAGGCTCAGCCTCTCCGGATACCGCGCCACCATAAGCAACTGGATCCGCCGCTCCCCGCGGCTGCTCGTTCTCAGAGTCAGCACGGTCACCCATGATGGCCTCGAAATCGTCATCGTCAGATCCAAGTCGCTGCAGGAGCTCAGCGTGGACACCACCATGCCGACTTTTGGAAATAAGCTGTCCCTTGTTGATAACGTCAACATTGAGGCCCCTGTACTCAAGCAATTGACCATGTCGTTCGCCTCCGGCGGCTGTTATAACAATTTGTTGGTCTCCGTTTCGGCGCCACTGCTGGAGAAGGTCTCGTGGAAGTGTGTTTACTTCACAGCCGCTGTTGGGCTTGGTCGTTGGGGCCTCTTGCATGTGGGATTAAAGCCGGTGGAGACCAACAACGGACAGGGTCACCTTCCTCACGTCCATGTCCTGTCCCTGTCAGCGGAAACTCAA AGCTCATATATGTTTTCAGGGGCAGCGCAAGAGCTCAGATTTAAGGAGGAGATCAAGAAACATATGCTTATTGGTTTCTCTATGCTGGAGCTACGCATCATGACATCAGGCCATGTTTACGGAGCATTTGCATTGCGCATCCTTGGGCTGGATGGAATATTTGCTCTTATCAAAACTCTTAAGATTGTCCTAGTGACATCAGAG GGGAAAGAAGCATGCCCAGAAAATTGCCGTTGTGAGGAGCCCAAGGACTGGAGAACCCAAAGCATCTACTTGCCCAATCTTGAAGAAGTGGAAATCAGAGGAGAAGATCATGAGTTTGATTTCTGGAAACTGGTGATCAGTGGTGCACCAAATTTGAAAAGAGTGGTGATGGACAAGCCATCAAATGAGGTCAAAATGGACAGTTGGCGCATGAAAATTATCACCATCCTTGGTCCTGGTATGCAGGTTCTGCATGTAAGATCATCATGA